In Triticum aestivum cultivar Chinese Spring chromosome 5B, IWGSC CS RefSeq v2.1, whole genome shotgun sequence, the following proteins share a genomic window:
- the LOC123115202 gene encoding glycine-rich protein A3, which yields MQFCLLMHKKNGYFVKQMSRPSGISLLPVCCTPIPPPLQVGEQARGRGMDGGKDKGAGGYSGYPGGYPAPAGYPGYPVPVSTYPPAPGYAAPPGQYAPPPGAYPQPGGYQPPHVAYPPSGYPATAGYPQYPPTTHPPAGYPAQGPPMQVPPYGQAPMYGGGSHGVAGGMIAGGAAAAAAAYGAHKVSHGGAHGMYGHGHHHGKFKHGKFKHGKFGKHKKMYGRKWK from the exons ATGCAGTTCTGCTTACTTATGCACAAAAAGAATGGGTACTTCGTAAAGCAAATGTCGCGG CCATCTGGAATCAGCCTCCTCCCTGTTTGTTGTACTCCCATTCCTCCTCCTTTACAAGTAGGTGAACAAGCTAGAGGGAGAGGCATGGACGGTGGAAAGGACAAAGGTGCAGGTGGATACAGCGGGTACCCCGGTGGCTACCCTGCTCCGGCGGGATACCCCGGTTACCCGGTTCCAGTAAGCACGTATCCGCCGGCGCCCGGATATGCTGCTCCGCCTGGGCAGTATGCGCCACCTCCCGGCGCGTACCCTCAGCCCGGGGGTTATCAACCGCCGCACGTTGCGTATCCTCCGAGCGGGTACCCTGCGACCGCTGGGTATCCGCAATATCCTCCTACGACCCACCCTCCAGCTGGTTATCCCGCTCAAGGGCCACCAATGCAGGTTCCTCCTTATG GTCAAGCTCCTATGTACGGGGGAGGCAGCCATGGCGTAGCAGGCGGTATGATTgccggcggcgcggcagcggcagccgcagcaTATGGAGCTCACAAGGTGTCACACGGCGGCGCCCACGGAATGTACGGCCACGGGCACCACCACGGCAAGTTCAAGCATGGCAAGTTCAAGCACGGCAAGTTTGGCAAGCACAAGAAGATGTACGGGCGCAAGTGGAAGTGA